A genomic region of Caldicellulosiruptor acetigenus contains the following coding sequences:
- a CDS encoding DUF1540 domain-containing protein: MPDRITCNVSDCMYWDNKRCTAPSIEVSVDGGGSSAHGTKEKTNCHTYQLKR, from the coding sequence ATGCCAGACAGAATCACATGCAATGTTTCAGACTGTATGTACTGGGATAACAAAAGATGTACTGCCCCATCAATTGAAGTCTCTGTAGACGGTGGTGGCTCATCTGCTCATGGAACAAAAGAAAAGACAAACTGCCACACATATCAGCTCAAAAGATAA
- a CDS encoding glycosyltransferase, whose translation MKVLHLISGGDTGGAKTHIINLCSKLKDIVSLKIICFMYGQFYEEVKNAGIDIDVIQQSSRFDLSVVDKIAHIVEAEGYDIIHCHGARANFIGMFLKRKIKNKPFITTVHSDFDLDFQDIFYKRVVFSFLNKLALKRFDYFISVGSALIDKIKGLGVREDRIFLLYNGFDFSKEIHYVQKDEFLSRFLDRKVFDSKIIIGNLSRLYKVKGLDVFIKAANIIAKKYPDVIFLIGGSGPQKEFLKQMISEYNLNDRVFLLGSIKNPYDFFNSIDINVISSYSETFPYSILEATALEKCCISSKVGSVPDLIEDGKNGFLFGVGDYKGLAQKIEILLQNKNLIKEFGQLLSKKAREKFSAENMAKMQFEIYKSILSKK comes from the coding sequence ATGAAGGTTCTGCACCTTATAAGCGGTGGTGATACAGGAGGAGCAAAGACACATATAATAAACCTGTGTTCAAAGCTAAAAGATATTGTCAGTCTTAAAATTATATGTTTCATGTACGGGCAATTCTATGAAGAGGTAAAAAATGCTGGGATTGACATAGATGTTATTCAGCAATCTTCTCGATTTGACTTGAGCGTGGTTGACAAGATAGCACATATCGTTGAGGCTGAAGGTTATGATATAATCCATTGCCACGGCGCAAGAGCAAATTTCATTGGAATGTTTCTAAAACGAAAAATCAAAAACAAGCCATTTATCACAACAGTACATAGTGATTTTGATTTGGATTTTCAAGATATTTTTTACAAAAGAGTAGTGTTTTCATTTCTTAACAAACTTGCTTTAAAAAGATTTGACTATTTTATTTCTGTGGGCTCTGCACTGATTGACAAGATAAAAGGGCTTGGAGTAAGAGAAGATAGGATTTTTCTTTTGTACAACGGTTTTGATTTTTCAAAAGAGATACATTATGTGCAAAAGGATGAGTTCTTATCAAGATTTCTTGATAGAAAAGTATTTGATTCCAAAATAATAATAGGGAACTTGAGCAGGTTATACAAGGTAAAAGGTCTGGATGTGTTTATAAAAGCTGCAAATATAATAGCCAAAAAATATCCTGATGTCATTTTTTTAATCGGCGGAAGTGGTCCTCAAAAGGAGTTTTTAAAGCAAATGATAAGTGAATACAATTTAAATGACAGAGTATTTCTACTTGGCAGTATAAAAAATCCATATGACTTTTTTAATAGCATAGATATAAATGTCATCAGTTCATATTCTGAAACCTTCCCATATTCAATCTTAGAAGCAACAGCACTTGAAAAGTGCTGTATATCAAGCAAAGTAGGCTCCGTGCCAGATCTGATTGAAGATGGCAAAAACGGTTTTTTATTTGGGGTTGGAGATTATAAAGGGCTTGCTCAAAAGATAGAAATACTTTTGCAAAATAAAAATCTCATCAAAGAGTTTGGACAGCTTCTTTCTAAAAAAGCAAGAGAAAAGTTCTCTGCGGAAAATATGGCAAAAATGCAATTTGAGATTTATAAAAGCATACTTTCAAAAAAGTAA
- a CDS encoding P-II family nitrogen regulator, which yields MKKIEAIIREEKLNDLKECLEKEGIYGMTVMRVKGRGIQRGITLQWRAGSYTVDLLPKVLVMIVVSDEKFEKVIDIILECCSTGNPGDGKIFVSEVSEVIRISSKERNVKL from the coding sequence ATGAAGAAAATAGAGGCCATCATAAGAGAGGAAAAGCTCAATGACCTCAAAGAGTGCCTTGAAAAAGAGGGCATATACGGAATGACAGTTATGAGAGTTAAAGGAAGAGGCATCCAGCGCGGTATTACCTTGCAGTGGAGAGCTGGAAGCTATACCGTGGACCTTCTTCCAAAAGTGCTTGTGATGATTGTTGTGAGTGATGAGAAGTTTGAAAAGGTGATTGACATTATTTTGGAGTGCTGTTCAACAGGAAATCCAGGTGATGGTAAGATTTTTGTATCAGAGGTAAGTGAAGTTATAAGGATTAGTAGCAAGGAAAGAAACGTAAAGCTATGA
- the rpsI gene encoding 30S ribosomal protein S9 produces the protein MAQVKYYATGRRKTSVAKVWLSPGSGKIIVNDKNMEEYFPLETLRIIVKQPLTLTETLNKYDVIAKVKGGGLSGQAGAVRHGIARALVLADPTLRPALKKAGFLTRDPRMVERKKYGLKKARRAPQFSKR, from the coding sequence GTGGCACAGGTAAAATACTATGCAACTGGTAGAAGAAAAACTTCTGTTGCAAAGGTTTGGCTTTCACCTGGAAGTGGCAAAATTATTGTGAACGATAAGAACATGGAAGAGTATTTTCCTCTTGAGACATTGAGAATTATTGTAAAGCAGCCATTGACACTTACTGAGACACTCAACAAATATGATGTAATTGCGAAGGTTAAAGGCGGCGGTCTTTCTGGTCAAGCAGGTGCAGTAAGACATGGTATTGCAAGAGCACTTGTGCTTGCTGACCCAACTTTAAGACCAGCTTTGAAAAAAGCAGGATTTCTTACAAGAGACCCACGTATGGTGGAGAGAAAGAAATACGGTCTCAAGAAAGCAAGGAGAGCACCCCAGTTCTCAAAAAGATAA
- a CDS encoding AraC family transcriptional regulator translates to MDERLKLKEKVQHGSAVFPINVYEKIFVHENNTLLPHWHDEFEIVYLEKGTASFRVDGKEYFLGPKQFLFVNCGSIHGGKAEENPEPYAIVFNLSMLFSEGPDICKNKYLQSILERKALVQNKFDDSCVGELISNIITVWKERKKGYELLVKGYLFVIFYHLFNKGYITAGGADRELDLKLEKIKSALDYINSHYSSELDIDLLAKLANLSKFYFCRLFKEITHLTPVDYINKFRVEKAIELIKNTNMSISEIAFEVGFNNVSYFIKVFKEYVGITPFKYKKNIL, encoded by the coding sequence ATGGATGAAAGACTAAAGCTCAAAGAAAAGGTTCAGCATGGCAGTGCTGTGTTTCCTATAAATGTGTATGAAAAAATATTTGTTCATGAAAACAATACCCTTCTTCCTCACTGGCATGATGAATTTGAGATAGTCTATCTTGAAAAAGGAACAGCAAGTTTTAGAGTTGATGGCAAAGAATATTTTTTGGGACCAAAACAGTTTTTATTTGTCAACTGTGGCTCAATTCACGGTGGAAAAGCTGAAGAAAATCCAGAGCCTTATGCTATTGTGTTCAATTTAAGCATGCTCTTTTCTGAAGGCCCAGATATATGCAAAAACAAATACTTGCAATCTATTTTAGAAAGAAAAGCGCTTGTTCAAAATAAGTTTGATGACTCTTGTGTTGGAGAGCTGATTTCAAACATAATAACAGTGTGGAAAGAAAGAAAAAAAGGTTATGAACTCTTAGTAAAAGGCTATTTATTTGTCATATTTTATCATCTTTTTAATAAAGGATATATAACAGCCGGTGGTGCTGATAGAGAGCTTGATTTGAAACTTGAAAAGATAAAATCCGCACTTGATTACATCAATTCTCACTATTCATCTGAACTTGATATTGACCTGCTTGCAAAGCTCGCAAACCTGAGCAAATTCTATTTTTGTCGTCTTTTTAAGGAGATTACTCATCTTACACCAGTTGATTACATAAACAAGTTCAGGGTTGAAAAGGCAATAGAGCTTATCAAAAACACAAACATGAGTATTTCTGAGATTGCATTTGAAGTAGGTTTTAACAATGTAAGTTACTTTATCAAAGTGTTTAAAGAGTATGTGGGCATTACTCCGTTCAAATACAAGAAAAATATCTTGTAA
- the csaB gene encoding polysaccharide pyruvyl transferase CsaB, whose product MKNIVISGYYGQLNTGDEAILRVLIDRLREYERQENEDLNIIVLSSRPQLTSSIYNVESVNRKKIWQVVKALKRCDVFISGGGSLFQNETSNRSLYYYLFQIFIAKLFGKKVFIFSQGIGPIKKWYNILIFKHIIKLADYITVRDYDSFDLLHRLKLKNKVDLSADPAFLMSPCCEKKVEKLLEKYNIDFSKKTIGIVVRKWKKEKDMTDKIAQIADILIENEGYNVVFIPFQGKWDIIKINEIVSKMKTKPYILSENLQPHELLGIFRYFDLIVGMRLHSLIFAAKMNKRFVGISYDPKIDSFLKIYGLKPAGYVDSFDVNNVLLNIQYMLHEPKIQKKIEQTTQNLVQKAEKSFEILKEALASIKKRKSINVLGVRVDCINFDKAKKKCIDFLSASSPKAVFTPNVEMIMLARKDEKFRKVLNSGDLNVPDGIGVVWASKYFGEKLYERVTGFDLMMSLMPELEKKRARVFLLGAKPGVAEKAKENLLKQFKNLEICGVHHGYFSEEENNTVLEIINSSKADVLFVAMGMKRQEEWIYKNKKKLKCKLIMGVGGSLDVLSGEVKRAPKMFQRLGLEWFYRLMTQPWRFKRMLALPKFVFVVLKNRIFGGR is encoded by the coding sequence ATGAAAAATATTGTTATATCAGGATATTATGGACAATTAAATACTGGTGATGAGGCCATACTAAGGGTTTTAATAGATAGACTGAGAGAGTATGAAAGGCAAGAGAATGAAGATTTAAATATTATTGTACTTTCATCGAGACCGCAGCTGACAAGTAGTATTTACAATGTAGAGTCTGTAAATAGGAAAAAGATATGGCAGGTTGTAAAGGCACTAAAAAGGTGTGATGTTTTTATTTCTGGTGGAGGAAGTCTTTTTCAGAATGAGACAAGCAACAGAAGTCTTTATTATTACCTGTTTCAAATTTTTATTGCCAAACTGTTTGGCAAGAAGGTTTTTATTTTTTCTCAGGGGATAGGACCAATAAAAAAGTGGTATAATATTTTGATTTTCAAGCATATAATCAAACTTGCTGATTATATTACAGTAAGAGACTATGACTCTTTTGACCTGTTGCACAGACTAAAGCTTAAAAATAAAGTAGACTTGTCGGCAGACCCTGCATTTTTAATGAGTCCTTGCTGTGAGAAGAAAGTTGAAAAATTATTAGAAAAATATAACATAGACTTTAGTAAAAAGACAATAGGGATAGTGGTAAGAAAGTGGAAAAAAGAAAAAGATATGACCGACAAAATTGCTCAGATTGCGGACATTCTTATAGAAAATGAAGGATATAATGTAGTTTTTATTCCTTTTCAGGGCAAGTGGGACATAATAAAGATAAATGAAATTGTTTCAAAAATGAAAACAAAACCATATATTCTTTCTGAAAATCTTCAGCCTCATGAACTTTTAGGTATTTTTAGATATTTTGATTTAATAGTTGGTATGCGGCTTCACAGCCTCATATTCGCAGCTAAAATGAACAAGAGGTTTGTTGGAATATCCTATGACCCTAAAATTGACAGCTTTCTTAAAATATATGGTTTAAAACCGGCGGGGTATGTTGACAGTTTTGATGTTAACAATGTGCTTTTGAACATCCAGTACATGCTTCATGAACCAAAAATTCAAAAGAAGATAGAGCAGACCACCCAGAACTTGGTTCAGAAGGCTGAAAAATCATTTGAGATTTTAAAAGAAGCCTTGGCCTCAATCAAAAAAAGAAAGAGCATCAATGTTTTGGGTGTAAGAGTCGATTGTATCAATTTTGATAAGGCAAAGAAAAAATGCATTGACTTTTTATCTGCATCTTCACCCAAAGCGGTATTTACACCCAATGTAGAGATGATAATGCTGGCCCGAAAGGATGAAAAATTTAGAAAAGTTTTAAATTCGGGCGATTTAAACGTGCCTGACGGTATTGGTGTTGTGTGGGCTTCAAAGTATTTTGGTGAAAAGCTGTATGAAAGGGTCACAGGTTTTGACCTTATGATGTCTCTTATGCCAGAGCTTGAGAAAAAAAGAGCAAGAGTATTCTTGCTTGGTGCAAAACCGGGGGTTGCCGAAAAAGCAAAAGAGAATCTGTTAAAACAGTTTAAAAATTTAGAAATTTGTGGGGTTCATCATGGATATTTTAGTGAAGAAGAGAATAACACGGTTTTGGAGATTATAAACTCCTCAAAAGCAGATGTTTTATTTGTTGCAATGGGTATGAAAAGACAGGAAGAATGGATTTACAAAAATAAAAAGAAGCTCAAATGTAAGCTCATTATGGGTGTTGGTGGCAGCCTTGATGTTTTGTCAGGTGAGGTAAAAAGAGCACCCAAGATGTTCCAAAGACTTGGGCTTGAATGGTTTTATAGACTTATGACCCAGCCCTGGAGGTTCAAAAGGATGCTTGCACTTCCTAAATTTGTATTTGTTGTTTTGAAAAACAGGATATTTGGGGGAAGATAA
- a CDS encoding 4Fe-4S double cluster binding domain-containing protein, whose product MLLEELKKMLISEGASDVGFSSINPYLPDELKMFKTCITVVIKLSDAIVNEIVDSPTFTYYHHYKAVNNLIDLLTLKGVLFLESKGYYALSIAASQSVHGKDNGFSGVLSHKIGAVLSGMGFIGKSNLFIHERFGPRVRLGTILTTYEPENEIKNNVIEPKCGDCNLCVVSCPAQAIYGRTWHLGIDRNEMIDPHACSSYMKEKFKCIGRGQVCGICMRVCPYGSEVKR is encoded by the coding sequence ATGCTTTTAGAAGAGCTCAAAAAGATGTTAATTTCCGAGGGTGCAAGTGATGTGGGGTTTTCTTCTATAAATCCATACCTGCCAGATGAACTGAAGATGTTCAAAACATGTATAACAGTGGTTATAAAGCTTTCAGATGCCATCGTAAACGAGATTGTAGACTCACCGACGTTTACATACTATCATCACTACAAAGCTGTAAACAACCTCATTGACCTTTTGACCTTAAAAGGTGTGCTGTTTTTAGAATCAAAAGGATATTATGCTTTAAGTATTGCTGCATCACAAAGTGTCCACGGTAAGGACAATGGGTTTTCGGGTGTGCTGTCACACAAGATAGGAGCAGTACTGTCTGGCATGGGTTTTATTGGAAAGAGCAATCTTTTTATTCATGAAAGATTTGGGCCGCGCGTGCGCCTTGGTACAATACTCACAACGTATGAGCCAGAAAATGAAATTAAAAATAATGTTATTGAGCCAAAATGTGGCGATTGCAATCTTTGCGTTGTGAGCTGTCCTGCACAGGCAATCTATGGGAGAACATGGCATTTAGGTATTGATAGAAACGAGATGATAGACCCCCATGCATGCAGCAGTTATATGAAGGAAAAGTTTAAGTGCATTGGGCGGGGTCAGGTGTGCGGCATATGCATGAGGGTCTGTCCTTATGGAAGTGAAGTCAAAAGATAG
- a CDS encoding transketolase family protein gives MAKIATREAYGQALAEFGEVYKDIVVLDADLSKSTRTEIFKKKFPDRFFNIGIAEQDLMATAAGLATCGKIPFASTFAVFAAGRAYDQVRNSIGYPHLNVKIGASHAGVSIGEDGASHQMLEDIALMRVIPGMVVLSPSDAASTYECVRLAIEHEGPVYIRLGRLGVEEIYKKGELKLTLGKGIVLQKGTDVGILATGLMVHEAIKAAKMLQDEGNSVYLVDMPCIKPIDVDLILDVAKVTGCIVTAEEHNVLGGFGSAVSEVLIQNYPVPVKMVGVNDEFGRSGKPEDVLKYYKLTAEEIVNKAKEVMKMKK, from the coding sequence ATGGCAAAGATAGCGACAAGAGAAGCATATGGTCAGGCATTGGCTGAGTTTGGTGAAGTATACAAAGACATTGTTGTGCTTGATGCTGACCTTTCAAAATCAACAAGGACAGAGATTTTCAAAAAGAAATTTCCTGACAGGTTTTTCAATATAGGAATTGCAGAACAGGACCTTATGGCAACAGCAGCAGGACTTGCAACATGCGGCAAGATTCCGTTTGCAAGCACATTTGCAGTATTTGCCGCTGGAAGAGCTTATGACCAGGTGAGAAACTCAATAGGTTATCCACATCTAAATGTCAAGATTGGAGCATCACATGCAGGTGTATCAATCGGCGAAGATGGAGCATCGCATCAGATGCTTGAAGATATAGCTTTGATGAGAGTAATCCCTGGGATGGTGGTACTCTCTCCTTCTGATGCAGCATCCACATATGAGTGTGTAAGACTTGCAATTGAGCATGAAGGCCCTGTTTATATTCGTCTGGGCAGACTCGGTGTTGAGGAGATTTACAAAAAAGGAGAGCTAAAGCTCACTCTTGGCAAAGGCATTGTTCTTCAAAAAGGTACAGATGTTGGAATTTTGGCAACAGGGCTGATGGTCCATGAAGCTATAAAGGCTGCAAAAATGTTACAGGATGAGGGAAATTCAGTATATCTTGTTGACATGCCGTGCATAAAACCAATTGATGTTGATTTGATTTTAGATGTTGCAAAAGTGACTGGCTGCATTGTCACAGCAGAAGAGCACAATGTGCTGGGTGGTTTTGGAAGTGCTGTTTCTGAGGTTTTGATTCAAAACTATCCTGTACCGGTAAAAATGGTTGGTGTAAATGATGAGTTTGGAAGATCAGGTAAGCCTGAAGATGTTCTAAAATACTATAAGCTTACAGCAGAGGAGATTGTAAATAAAGCAAAAGAGGTTATGAAGATGAAAAAATAA
- the radA gene encoding DNA repair protein RadA, with the protein MKTKSVYVCQECGFRTSKWLGRCPNCSSWDTFVLERMDQNKKETISISKENSAVLKLSNVSTREERFLSGIEELDGVLGGGFVKGELVLLGGEPGIGKSTLLLQVANILSERMKVLYVSGEEGANQLKLRAQRLNIDGNFDVVCETNFDLVKNIILETKPEFVIIDSIQTMYIPENQSAPGSVTQVRDVTMQLLKIAKTYKITAVIVGHVTKDGLIAGPRVLEHMVDCVLYFEGERFNTYRVIRAYKNRFGPTNQLGIFEMTDGGLVEVKNPSSIFLESSYNVEGVAIYSAIEGTRSILLEIQALSTPTSFGTPRRTVTGIDYNRCVMLCAVLEKKIGLVLSTQDIYVNVAGGFKVSEPAADLAIVCAIASSYKGIPIGDTVLIGEVGLTGEIRAVSNIEKRLNEAKKLGFKRAIIPKRNMESIQNDGTIEVYGMSNIEEVLNFIF; encoded by the coding sequence ATGAAAACAAAAAGCGTTTATGTTTGCCAGGAGTGCGGCTTTAGAACCTCAAAATGGCTTGGAAGATGTCCAAACTGTTCAAGCTGGGACACCTTTGTACTTGAAAGAATGGACCAAAACAAAAAAGAAACTATCTCTATTTCAAAAGAGAATTCAGCAGTATTAAAACTTTCTAATGTCAGCACAAGAGAAGAAAGGTTTTTGTCTGGCATAGAAGAGCTGGATGGTGTCCTTGGTGGCGGATTTGTAAAGGGAGAGCTTGTTTTGCTTGGTGGTGAGCCGGGGATTGGAAAGTCAACTTTGCTTTTGCAGGTTGCAAATATATTAAGTGAAAGAATGAAGGTTTTATATGTCTCAGGCGAGGAAGGAGCAAACCAGCTAAAACTTCGAGCACAAAGGCTCAATATTGATGGAAACTTTGATGTTGTGTGTGAAACTAATTTTGATTTGGTAAAAAATATTATCTTGGAAACAAAACCAGAGTTTGTTATAATTGATTCTATACAGACCATGTATATACCAGAAAACCAGTCAGCGCCGGGAAGTGTAACCCAGGTCAGAGACGTGACAATGCAGCTTTTAAAAATCGCAAAGACTTATAAAATAACAGCTGTAATTGTGGGGCATGTGACAAAAGATGGTCTTATTGCAGGACCGAGGGTTTTAGAACACATGGTTGACTGTGTTTTGTATTTTGAAGGAGAGAGGTTTAACACCTATAGGGTAATCAGAGCTTATAAAAATAGATTTGGTCCTACAAACCAGCTTGGAATTTTTGAGATGACAGACGGTGGACTTGTTGAGGTAAAAAATCCTTCAAGCATTTTTTTGGAAAGCTCCTACAATGTTGAGGGTGTTGCTATTTACTCAGCAATAGAAGGAACAAGGTCTATTCTTTTAGAGATACAGGCGCTTAGCACTCCAACATCTTTTGGCACTCCAAGAAGGACAGTGACTGGAATTGATTATAATAGATGCGTGATGCTCTGTGCTGTGCTTGAAAAGAAAATTGGACTTGTACTGAGCACTCAGGATATATATGTAAACGTAGCAGGCGGGTTTAAGGTTTCAGAGCCAGCGGCAGACCTTGCAATTGTGTGTGCAATAGCTTCAAGTTATAAAGGAATTCCTATTGGAGATACTGTATTAATAGGTGAAGTGGGTTTGACAGGCGAGATTAGAGCTGTGTCTAATATAGAAAAAAGATTGAATGAAGCAAAAAAACTGGGGTTTAAAAGGGCTATCATTCCAAAGAGAAATATGGAATCAATCCAAAATGACGGCACTATTGAAGTCTATGGTATGTCAAATATAGAGGAAGTCTTGAATTTTATATTTTAG
- a CDS encoding ammonium transporter has protein sequence MNYADIVWVLISTALVMLMTPAVGLFYGGMVRRKNLLSTITMSALTLGLISIEWVLIGYSMAFGPDKFGLIGGFEWAGLKNVGYKPNPDYAGSIPHLLFMAFQMMFAAITPALIVGAYVERIKFSSYILFTLLWSIFVYNPVAHWVWAKGGWLKNLGALDFAGGTVVHITAGVSALALSLVLRKRKDFGKVQMEPNNIPLTLVGAFLLWFGWFGFNGGSSLAANEIGVNAFVVTNVAAASAAVSWMIISWLYKKPSAIGIATGAVVGLVAITPASGYVNSLSAIVIGAVASIISFYCIRLRERLELDETLDVWACHGMGGTWGALATGIFASKAVNPAGNDGLLFGNYKLFFVQLISVLVVWAFSFIVTIIISKVLDKTVGLAVTYEEETVGLDISQHGEEAYGGI, from the coding sequence ATGAACTATGCAGACATTGTATGGGTTTTAATTTCAACTGCTTTGGTTATGCTGATGACACCAGCAGTAGGTCTTTTTTATGGAGGTATGGTCAGAAGAAAAAACCTTCTTTCCACAATTACCATGTCAGCACTGACTCTGGGATTAATAAGCATTGAATGGGTTTTGATCGGTTATAGCATGGCTTTTGGACCTGACAAGTTTGGATTGATTGGGGGCTTTGAGTGGGCAGGGTTAAAAAATGTTGGATATAAGCCTAACCCTGACTATGCAGGTAGCATTCCACACCTTTTGTTTATGGCATTTCAGATGATGTTTGCAGCAATTACTCCTGCGCTTATTGTAGGTGCTTATGTTGAGAGAATAAAATTTAGCAGTTATATACTTTTTACATTACTATGGTCAATATTTGTTTACAATCCAGTTGCGCATTGGGTGTGGGCAAAAGGCGGATGGCTCAAAAACTTAGGAGCTTTAGACTTTGCAGGAGGTACTGTTGTTCATATTACTGCTGGTGTGTCAGCTCTGGCGCTTTCCCTTGTGCTAAGAAAAAGAAAGGACTTTGGCAAAGTTCAGATGGAGCCAAATAATATTCCTTTAACCCTTGTTGGTGCATTTTTACTCTGGTTTGGATGGTTCGGGTTCAACGGCGGAAGCAGCTTAGCTGCAAACGAGATCGGAGTAAATGCCTTTGTTGTCACAAATGTTGCGGCAGCCTCTGCTGCAGTTTCCTGGATGATTATAAGCTGGCTTTACAAAAAACCAAGCGCAATTGGGATTGCAACAGGTGCAGTTGTTGGGCTTGTTGCAATAACACCTGCATCAGGTTATGTAAACTCTCTTTCAGCAATTGTGATTGGTGCAGTTGCTTCCATAATATCATTTTACTGTATTAGACTGAGAGAAAGATTAGAACTTGATGAGACGTTAGATGTTTGGGCTTGCCACGGAATGGGTGGAACTTGGGGGGCGCTTGCAACAGGAATATTTGCAAGCAAGGCGGTAAATCCAGCAGGAAATGATGGGCTCTTGTTTGGAAACTACAAGCTGTTTTTTGTTCAGCTTATCTCAGTGTTAGTTGTCTGGGCGTTTTCGTTTATTGTGACCATAATAATTTCAAAAGTGCTTGATAAAACAGTTGGTTTGGCAGTGACATATGAAGAGGAGACTGTTGGTCTTGACATATCTCAGCATGGCGAAGAGGCTTATGGCGGAATTTAA
- a CDS encoding transketolase: protein MDKAKELELKKIATEIRKSIIIQTASAGSGHPGGSLSGVEILTYLYFVEMNIDPKNPKDPNRDRFVLSKGHASPLLYAVLAEKGFINKDELTGFRQIHSNLQGHPDMKKVPGVEMSTGSLGQGLSVANGMALAAKLDGKDYRVYVLLGDGEIQEGQIWEAAMTAAHYKLDNLTAFLDHNGLQIDGKITEVMSPEPVDEKFKAFGWHVIKIDGHDFNQIEKAVNEAKTIKGKPTIIIAETVKGKGVSFMENEAGWHGTAPNKEQAQKALEELQKQLESLEVQG, encoded by the coding sequence ATGGACAAGGCAAAAGAACTTGAACTCAAAAAGATAGCGACTGAAATAAGAAAGAGCATAATTATTCAAACTGCATCGGCAGGGTCTGGTCATCCTGGCGGGTCGCTCTCTGGCGTTGAAATTTTGACATATCTTTACTTTGTTGAGATGAACATTGACCCGAAAAATCCAAAAGACCCCAACAGAGACAGATTTGTTCTTTCCAAAGGTCACGCATCCCCTCTTTTGTATGCTGTTTTGGCTGAAAAGGGTTTCATCAACAAAGATGAGCTTACAGGCTTCAGACAAATTCATTCAAATTTGCAGGGCCATCCTGACATGAAAAAAGTGCCTGGAGTTGAAATGTCAACAGGGTCACTTGGGCAAGGTTTGTCTGTTGCAAACGGTATGGCATTGGCTGCAAAGCTGGATGGAAAAGACTATAGAGTTTATGTTTTGCTTGGTGATGGTGAGATTCAGGAAGGTCAAATTTGGGAAGCTGCCATGACTGCTGCTCATTACAAACTTGACAATCTTACAGCCTTTTTAGACCACAATGGGCTTCAGATAGATGGAAAAATCACAGAGGTTATGTCCCCCGAGCCTGTTGATGAGAAGTTCAAAGCATTTGGCTGGCATGTGATAAAAATAGACGGACATGATTTTAATCAGATTGAAAAGGCTGTAAACGAGGCAAAAACAATAAAAGGGAAACCAACAATCATAATTGCTGAAACAGTGAAGGGCAAAGGCGTATCTTTTATGGAAAATGAAGCTGGCTGGCATGGAACAGCACCAAATAAAGAGCAGGCACAAAAAGCTTTAGAGGAGCTACAAAAGCAGCTAGAAAGTTTGGAGGTGCAAGGATAA
- a CDS encoding YitT family protein, with product MLKKIFRVIYEYAAITFGSLLVALSLNLFLVPNKIAAGGFSGIATVVYYVSHYKLPVGMTMLALNIPAFILGVRTIGVDFGVKSVYGTVILSVLTDITTFVPCITYDKLLASVFGGALMGIGLAIVLLFGATTGGTEMLAKIIHKFISFISVGQILLGLDVAVIVLASVVFKNYELGLWAVLTLFACSKLIDAILEGVNFAKALIIISDKSDIIAEKILKELDRGVTGLHGIGMWTKTEKNVLLCVVKRHEVSRVKNLVKSIDQRAFVILTDVREVLGEGFSV from the coding sequence ATGCTTAAAAAAATTTTCAGGGTAATATATGAATATGCTGCAATAACTTTTGGTTCACTTTTGGTTGCACTGTCTTTGAATCTTTTTCTTGTTCCAAATAAGATTGCAGCTGGTGGTTTTTCGGGTATTGCAACAGTTGTATATTATGTTTCACACTACAAGCTTCCTGTTGGTATGACAATGCTTGCATTAAACATTCCTGCCTTTATTCTTGGTGTTAGAACAATTGGCGTGGATTTTGGTGTAAAAAGCGTTTATGGGACAGTGATACTTTCGGTGCTTACAGACATTACAACATTTGTGCCATGCATTACATATGATAAACTTTTGGCGTCGGTGTTTGGTGGAGCGCTGATGGGGATTGGTCTTGCAATTGTTCTGTTGTTTGGTGCAACAACTGGTGGAACAGAGATGCTTGCAAAGATAATTCACAAGTTCATTTCATTTATCTCTGTTGGCCAAATTCTTTTGGGACTTGACGTTGCTGTTATTGTGCTTGCATCGGTTGTGTTTAAAAACTATGAGCTTGGACTTTGGGCAGTTTTGACCCTCTTTGCATGTTCAAAACTTATTGACGCGATACTTGAGGGTGTCAACTTTGCAAAGGCGCTAATAATAATCTCAGATAAATCTGACATAATTGCTGAAAAGATTTTAAAGGAGCTTGACAGAGGTGTAACAGGGCTTCATGGTATTGGGATGTGGACAAAGACAGAGAAAAATGTTCTGCTGTGCGTTGTAAAAAGACATGAGGTGAGCCGTGTCAAAAACCTTGTCAAGAGCATTGACCAGAGAGCATTTGTGATTTTGACAGATGTTCGTGAGGTTTTAGGTGAAGGTTTTTCTGTTTGA